A region from the Brachyspira hampsonii genome encodes:
- a CDS encoding peptide ABC transporter substrate-binding protein, translated as MFRKILIISIIFITIFAISCSSSKNRNSKELFINAGEEPKTIDPTLSGNDFVYPRHVFETLITKDKAGNLQAGACESWNISDDGLVYTFNLRTNAKWSDGKKNVIADDFVYALQRAANPLSAAEYTSFIEYIKNAVQILSGELPVEELGVKAIDDYTLEITLEAPTGYFLDILTYPIFAPIRKDIIEQYGDQWSLNPESYIGNGAFIMTERSPDEKIVVVKNTNYWNKDNIVPEKITFVMMKDATLALAGIKDGSLDFSVYIIEQDLEKLKSEGIVNIAPYFSTVAFGINATNEVLKDTRIRKALSLAIDRNYIVENIVPTAKSPTSAWVPVGAYDVQGDFRENGGEYIDLSKDAYSNNVEMAKQLMAEAGYPNGEGFPVLEYKTTADLVYIQVAEAIQQMWKENLGVDLQISSMEWAAYQQMRSEKNYQLIRTLWIGDYSDPMTFLENYLSYRSQNSSGYSNKQFDNYIEAARNSANQEIRMKAMHEAEKILIAEDNLLIPIYNPSNPTLVSKRLKDYVLTPLMEYQFHYAYLE; from the coding sequence ATGTTTAGAAAAATACTAATTATATCAATAATCTTTATTACGATATTTGCAATATCATGCTCATCATCTAAAAACAGAAACAGTAAAGAATTATTCATTAATGCCGGAGAAGAGCCTAAAACAATAGACCCTACATTATCCGGAAATGATTTCGTATATCCAAGGCATGTATTTGAAACTTTAATCACAAAAGATAAAGCAGGCAATTTACAAGCAGGAGCCTGTGAAAGTTGGAATATATCTGATGACGGACTTGTATATACTTTTAACTTAAGAACAAATGCAAAATGGTCTGATGGTAAAAAAAATGTAATCGCTGATGATTTTGTATATGCCTTGCAAAGAGCAGCAAACCCTCTAAGTGCCGCTGAATATACATCTTTTATAGAATATATAAAAAATGCAGTTCAAATATTATCAGGCGAACTTCCTGTTGAAGAGCTTGGAGTAAAGGCTATTGATGATTACACTTTAGAAATAACTTTAGAAGCTCCTACAGGTTATTTTTTGGATATTTTAACTTATCCTATATTTGCCCCTATAAGAAAAGATATAATAGAACAGTATGGAGATCAATGGTCATTAAATCCTGAAAGCTATATAGGAAATGGTGCTTTCATTATGACTGAAAGAAGCCCTGATGAAAAAATAGTTGTTGTAAAAAATACTAACTATTGGAATAAAGATAATATAGTACCTGAAAAAATTACTTTTGTTATGATGAAAGATGCTACTTTGGCATTAGCCGGAATTAAAGACGGTTCATTAGATTTTTCTGTTTATATCATAGAACAAGATTTAGAAAAATTAAAATCTGAAGGAATAGTTAATATTGCTCCGTATTTTTCTACTGTCGCATTCGGTATTAATGCTACTAATGAAGTATTAAAAGATACAAGAATAAGAAAAGCCTTATCATTGGCAATAGACAGAAACTACATAGTAGAAAATATTGTTCCTACAGCTAAATCTCCTACAAGTGCTTGGGTACCTGTAGGTGCTTATGATGTTCAGGGAGATTTCAGAGAAAACGGAGGAGAATATATAGATTTATCAAAAGATGCTTACTCTAATAATGTAGAAATGGCTAAACAATTAATGGCTGAAGCAGGATACCCTAATGGTGAGGGCTTTCCTGTACTTGAATATAAAACTACTGCAGATCTAGTATATATACAAGTTGCAGAGGCAATTCAGCAGATGTGGAAAGAGAATTTGGGTGTTGATTTGCAAATATCATCTATGGAATGGGCAGCTTATCAGCAGATGAGAAGCGAAAAAAATTATCAGCTTATAAGAACTTTATGGATTGGTGATTACAGCGATCCTATGACTTTCTTAGAAAACTATTTAAGCTACAGATCTCAAAATAGTTCAGGCTACAGCAATAAACAGTTTGATAATTATATTGAAGCTGCTAGAAACTCTGCTAATCAGGAAATAAGAATGAAAGCTATGCATGAAGCTGAAAAAATATTAATAGCAGAAGATAATTTGTTAATACCAATATATAATCCTTCAAATCCTACTTTAGTAAGCAAAAGGTTGAAAGATTATGTATTAACACCATTAATGGAATATCAATTCCATTATGCTTATTTAGAATAA
- a CDS encoding HD family phosphohydrolase, with amino-acid sequence MNTNKKIAKSVLSKTPNIERFFQLTIAILLYLFTLFLVFPTYVQKVDIPNVGDIVTEPFIIKKNVRYENKEETEKLIYYTEATISPVFDMPKNIEYEALSKISNMFSFIRISHDNNIPIDEIYNQFLLSYDEPINKSVFSNAVVNDLNIGYESKIIETIKELFGVGILSRGNLSSDTLSLILNNGIFVYSYDNYIIEEKLLPRNRVFFLEDLRLELPSIVGTKYRNLNINHINSISAIVNAFLKDNLIYNSSKTKEKINSIKYNLDPVYNLIKKGFPILTVGERVTEEKAELIRNLFGSNFGGYSVPTFIGQALFILILFSFIGFIIFKYKIPFYINFKNFVLFAIEYTVIVSVTYIFYNHISYSSLNIYIPFYVYTFIPMFSIINSLLGAKRGISAIITLSITLLAANVAQAGLFEISALFVISVFASILSKKIHNRYSILLIGMLIGAYLSIMCLISVLLNDNIKINYLTIIFAFVSGFAQSILVMIFLPIIEYVLETATIFRLQELSDLNNPLLRKLQMNAPGTYHHSISMANLVETIAEEIGEDARLACVSAYYHDIGKMENPLYYIENTNKTENRHNKLKPTLSASIVKAHIRLGVEIAKKYRLPKEVIAAIKEHHGTTLIKYFYVEALKENPDVDINLFKYPGPRPQSKITAILMILDSIEAASRSLDSPKREDLEMLIEHIVNDKMSNGELNDSGLTLKDIEIIKKISFQQIIASLHERIKYPELNNDNNDENDENEDDNKDNKKEEKDSKKQIVKKETDKKTKNNVEKIKENIKEKIAKKIPLKHKGEKDAKELKYNKEIKDNKENKETVNK; translated from the coding sequence ATGAATACGAATAAAAAAATAGCAAAATCTGTTTTAAGTAAAACACCGAATATAGAAAGATTTTTTCAATTAACTATAGCTATATTATTATATCTATTTACTTTATTTTTGGTTTTTCCAACTTATGTTCAGAAAGTTGATATACCTAATGTAGGCGATATAGTTACAGAGCCTTTTATAATCAAAAAAAATGTTAGATATGAAAATAAAGAAGAAACAGAAAAACTTATATATTATACAGAGGCAACTATATCTCCGGTATTTGACATGCCTAAAAATATAGAGTATGAAGCTTTATCTAAAATAAGCAATATGTTTTCTTTTATTAGAATATCTCATGATAATAATATTCCTATTGATGAAATATATAATCAATTTCTTCTTAGCTATGATGAGCCTATAAATAAATCTGTATTTTCTAATGCTGTAGTTAACGATCTTAATATAGGATATGAGTCCAAAATAATAGAAACTATTAAAGAATTATTTGGAGTTGGAATTCTTTCAAGAGGAAATTTGAGTTCTGATACATTAAGTTTGATATTGAATAATGGCATATTCGTATATAGTTATGATAATTATATAATAGAGGAGAAGCTGCTTCCTAGAAATAGGGTTTTCTTTTTAGAAGATTTAAGACTAGAACTTCCTTCGATTGTAGGTACTAAATATAGAAATCTTAATATTAATCATATAAATTCTATATCAGCTATTGTAAATGCATTTTTAAAAGATAATTTAATATATAATTCTTCTAAAACAAAAGAGAAGATAAACAGTATAAAATATAATCTGGACCCTGTTTATAATTTGATAAAAAAAGGTTTTCCTATTTTAACAGTAGGAGAAAGAGTAACAGAAGAAAAAGCTGAATTGATTAGAAATTTATTTGGAAGTAATTTTGGAGGATACAGTGTTCCTACATTTATAGGACAGGCTTTATTTATCTTAATTCTATTTTCATTTATTGGATTTATAATTTTTAAATATAAGATACCTTTCTATATAAATTTCAAAAATTTTGTACTGTTTGCTATAGAATATACGGTGATAGTTTCTGTAACTTATATTTTTTATAATCATATTTCTTATAGTTCATTAAATATTTATATTCCTTTTTATGTGTATACATTTATTCCTATGTTCAGCATAATAAATTCTTTGCTTGGAGCTAAAAGAGGAATATCTGCTATAATAACATTATCTATAACTTTACTTGCAGCAAATGTAGCACAGGCTGGATTATTTGAAATATCTGCCTTATTTGTAATATCTGTATTCGCCTCAATTTTGTCAAAGAAAATACATAATAGATATTCTATTCTTTTAATTGGTATGCTTATAGGGGCATATTTAAGTATAATGTGCTTAATAAGTGTATTATTAAATGATAATATAAAAATAAACTATTTGACTATTATATTTGCTTTTGTAAGCGGTTTTGCACAATCTATACTTGTTATGATATTTTTACCTATCATTGAATATGTACTTGAAACAGCTACTATATTCAGACTTCAGGAATTATCAGATTTGAATAATCCGCTTCTTAGAAAACTTCAAATGAATGCTCCGGGTACTTATCACCATTCTATAAGTATGGCAAATTTAGTAGAAACTATAGCTGAGGAAATAGGCGAAGATGCAAGACTTGCATGCGTATCGGCATATTATCATGATATAGGAAAGATGGAAAATCCGCTCTATTATATAGAAAACACTAATAAAACGGAAAATAGGCATAATAAATTAAAACCTACTCTTTCTGCCTCAATAGTAAAAGCTCATATTCGTTTAGGGGTTGAAATAGCTAAAAAATACAGACTTCCTAAAGAGGTTATTGCAGCAATTAAAGAACATCATGGAACAACCTTAATAAAATATTTTTATGTTGAAGCTTTAAAAGAAAATCCTGATGTAGATATAAATTTATTCAAATATCCTGGACCTAGACCGCAGTCAAAAATTACTGCTATATTAATGATTTTAGATTCTATAGAAGCAGCAAGCAGATCCTTGGATTCTCCTAAAAGAGAGGATTTGGAAATGCTTATAGAACATATTGTAAATGATAAAATGTCTAATGGTGAGTTAAATGACAGCGGACTTACTTTAAAAGATATAGAAATAATTAAAAAGATATCATTCCAGCAGATTATAGCATCATTGCATGAAAGGATTAAGTATCCTGAACTTAATAATGATAATAATGACGAAAATGATGAAAATGAAGATGATAATAAAGATAATAAGAAAGAAGAAAAAGATTCTAAAAAGCAAATAGTTAAAAAAGAAACTGATAAAAAAACTAAAAATAATGTAGAAAAAATTAAAGAAAATATAAAAGAAAAAATAGCTAAAAAAATACCTTTAAAGCATAAAGGCGAAAAGGATGCTAAGGAATTAAAATATAATAAGGAAATTAAAGATAACAAGGAAAATAAAGAGACTGTAAATAAATAA
- the tlyC gene encoding hemolysin C, with amino-acid sequence MPINKLISKILKKKDNNTDKNNYVNLSALTEAEREIITNTIELKSKSVREIMVPRVDVVMIPIESSYDKVIKAFNKDRNSRIPVYKDGIDDIVGVLYVKDLIDAEEKTFSLKKILHKPLFVPISISLMELLKNFREKQIHIAMVVDEYGGFSGIVSMEDVLEQIIGDIRDEYDEEDEEIKSNDDGTYLVDARTRIDDFNKYDILPPIPDDEADTVGGFLFSYLGRLPKRNEDIEYNGYSFTVVGKSGNIVTKIRIEKLKKDNDENKAEENKD; translated from the coding sequence ATGCCAATAAATAAATTAATATCTAAAATATTAAAGAAAAAAGACAATAATACTGATAAAAATAATTATGTAAATCTATCAGCACTTACAGAAGCAGAGAGAGAAATTATAACAAATACTATTGAATTAAAATCAAAAAGTGTAAGAGAAATAATGGTTCCTAGAGTTGATGTAGTTATGATACCTATAGAATCATCTTATGATAAGGTGATAAAGGCTTTTAATAAGGATAGAAATTCCAGAATTCCTGTATATAAAGACGGAATAGATGATATAGTTGGGGTTTTGTATGTTAAGGATTTGATTGATGCCGAAGAAAAAACTTTCTCGCTTAAAAAAATTCTTCATAAACCTCTATTTGTTCCAATATCAATTTCATTAATGGAATTGTTAAAAAATTTCAGAGAGAAGCAAATTCATATAGCTATGGTTGTTGATGAATACGGCGGATTTTCAGGAATTGTTTCTATGGAAGATGTACTAGAGCAGATTATAGGAGATATAAGAGATGAATACGATGAGGAAGATGAAGAGATAAAGAGTAATGATGACGGAACATATTTAGTTGATGCAAGAACTAGAATAGATGATTTCAATAAATATGATATACTTCCGCCTATACCGGATGATGAGGCTGATACTGTGGGAGGATTTTTATTTTCATATTTAGGAAGGCTTCCAAAAAGAAATGAGGATATAGAATATAATGGATATTCATTTACTGTTGTAGGTAAAAGCGGAAATATTGTTACTAAAATCAGAATAGAAAAATTAAAAAAAGATAATGATGAAAACAAAGCAGAAGAAAATAAAGATTGA
- the ybeY gene encoding rRNA maturation RNase YbeY has protein sequence MKVNVFNETNYDINIKYYKYFLYYSVKTADIDGEVNLLFCDDEYIKNLNKEFRNKDKATDVLTFPMGDINEGGDIVISYEWVVDRYSEEKIKKTILKLIIHSILHLKGIHHNYSRKSLMENNEKMKELYKNVIRAINENR, from the coding sequence ATGAAAGTTAATGTTTTTAATGAAACTAATTATGATATAAATATAAAGTATTATAAATATTTTTTGTATTACTCAGTAAAGACTGCGGATATTGACGGAGAGGTTAATTTACTTTTCTGTGATGATGAATATATAAAAAATCTTAATAAAGAATTTAGAAATAAAGATAAAGCTACTGATGTACTTACATTTCCTATGGGGGATATAAATGAAGGAGGAGATATAGTTATTTCTTATGAATGGGTAGTGGATAGATACAGTGAAGAAAAGATAAAAAAAACTATATTAAAATTGATTATTCATTCAATACTTCATTTAAAGGGAATACATCATAATTACAGCAGAAAATCATTAATGGAAAATAATGAGAAGATGAAAGAATTATATAAAAATGTTATAAGAGCAATAAATGAAAATAGATAA
- a CDS encoding PhoH family protein, with the protein MILNYKGFDIINNKILDNKVKFKDIDSFISICGIEDKHLEILENKFNVSIYPKGNELTIKGDLVRIEDTVKVLYILKDLYNSSSEITEQKVINIADNIYNNKDNKFISMKIKLPYLGRNIEMKTVSQGEYIYKMQKSDIIFSTGAAGTGKTFLSVAYAINLLSDGKIERIIITRPVVEAGESLGYLPGDFKEKISPYMRPVYDALYSIISADMISRYTEEGKIEVAPLAYMRGRTLSRAFIILDEAQNTTISQMKMFLSRIGEKSKVVVTGDISQSDLPKNAQSGLEHALKILSNINGISFHHFEKKDVIRHHLVSKILEAYDSADY; encoded by the coding sequence GTGATTTTAAATTATAAAGGATTTGATATAATTAATAATAAAATTTTAGATAATAAGGTAAAGTTCAAAGATATTGATTCTTTTATATCTATATGCGGAATAGAAGATAAGCATCTTGAAATACTAGAGAATAAATTTAATGTTTCCATATATCCGAAAGGAAATGAATTAACGATAAAAGGTGATCTGGTAAGAATAGAAGATACGGTAAAGGTTTTATATATTTTAAAAGATTTATATAATTCATCATCAGAGATAACTGAACAAAAAGTAATTAACATAGCAGACAATATTTATAATAACAAAGATAATAAATTTATATCTATGAAAATAAAATTGCCTTATTTGGGCAGAAATATTGAAATGAAAACTGTATCGCAAGGCGAATATATTTATAAGATGCAAAAAAGCGATATAATATTTTCTACAGGTGCTGCCGGTACGGGAAAAACTTTTCTTTCTGTTGCTTATGCTATAAATTTACTTTCAGATGGAAAAATAGAGCGTATAATTATAACAAGACCTGTAGTAGAGGCAGGAGAAAGTTTAGGTTATCTGCCCGGTGATTTTAAAGAGAAAATATCTCCTTATATGCGTCCTGTTTATGATGCTTTATACAGCATTATATCTGCCGATATGATTTCAAGATATACAGAAGAAGGCAAAATAGAAGTAGCACCTCTCGCTTATATGAGGGGAAGAACTTTAAGCAGAGCTTTCATTATACTCGATGAGGCACAGAATACAACAATATCTCAGATGAAAATGTTTTTAAGCAGAATAGGGGAGAAGTCTAAAGTTGTAGTTACAGGCGATATATCTCAAAGCGATTTGCCAAAAAATGCTCAGTCCGGCTTGGAGCATGCTCTAAAGATATTAAGCAATATAAATGGTATTAGTTTTCATCATTTTGAAAAAAAAGATGTTATAAGGCATCATCTGGTTTCTAAAATATTAGAAGCCTATGATAGTGCTGATTATTAA
- a CDS encoding ankyrin repeat domain-containing protein, whose amino-acid sequence MKKIISILFVLILSIPLYSQTARFKRLTPEQLTNLANPRRLSHRIFYTKPSQGPNAKWFDAVKEGNLDEIKKMVDAGQDIEVQDTYSLKQTALGWAAFIGYLDVVEYLVSKGANLYAGDTADVTSAFKSAILGGNIKIIEYLYPLYNGKLDLNEQDKRDGETMLMVAAGNSREDAVKFLLDKGVDVNIVSKQLNKSAYTYACESRNQNIIKMISDAGGINVRTGKASCQ is encoded by the coding sequence ATGAAAAAGATAATTAGTATTTTATTTGTTTTAATTTTATCCATTCCTCTTTATTCTCAGACTGCAAGATTTAAAAGGCTTACTCCAGAGCAGTTAACTAATCTTGCAAATCCTAGAAGACTTTCCCATAGAATATTTTATACAAAACCATCTCAGGGACCTAATGCTAAATGGTTTGATGCAGTAAAAGAAGGAAATCTTGATGAGATAAAAAAAATGGTTGATGCAGGTCAGGATATAGAAGTTCAGGATACATACAGTTTGAAACAGACTGCATTAGGATGGGCTGCTTTCATAGGATATTTAGATGTTGTTGAGTATTTAGTATCTAAAGGTGCTAATCTTTATGCAGGTGATACTGCTGATGTTACAAGTGCTTTTAAATCTGCTATACTTGGTGGAAATATAAAAATTATAGAATATTTATATCCTTTATACAATGGAAAATTAGATCTCAATGAACAGGATAAAAGAGACGGAGAAACTATGCTTATGGTTGCTGCTGGAAACTCAAGAGAAGATGCTGTGAAATTTTTATTGGATAAAGGAGTCGATGTAAATATAGTGAGTAAGCAGTTAAATAAATCTGCATATACTTATGCATGCGAATCAAGAAATCAGAATATTATTAAAATGATATCAGATGCCGGCGGAATAAATGTACGAACAGGAAAGGCTTCTTGTCAATAA
- a CDS encoding ABC transporter ATP-binding protein, producing the protein MSYLYEIKEISKIYGHGGGATQALKSVNLTIEEGKLTAILGPSGSGKSTLLNILGALDKPTSGQVLFLGEDISHYSDKRLAKFRRENIGFVFQSYNLLPNLTAIENVEFSTEITGLSRTNAEEALKLLGLENRVKHYPTELSGGEQQRVSIARAIAKKPKVVLCDEPTGALDNKTGVMALKILRDLNRNLGTSIILITHSKEIAKMADTVVKILSGEVLDKYDVENPLNPEDIEW; encoded by the coding sequence ATGAGTTATCTTTATGAAATAAAAGAAATTAGTAAGATATATGGTCATGGAGGAGGTGCCACACAGGCATTAAAGTCTGTTAACCTTACTATAGAAGAAGGAAAACTTACTGCTATATTAGGTCCTAGCGGTTCAGGAAAAAGTACATTACTTAACATATTAGGAGCTTTAGATAAGCCTACAAGCGGTCAGGTATTATTTTTAGGTGAGGATATATCTCATTACAGCGATAAAAGATTGGCGAAATTCAGAAGAGAAAATATAGGCTTTGTATTTCAAAGTTATAATTTGCTTCCTAATCTTACCGCTATAGAAAATGTTGAATTTTCCACTGAAATTACAGGTCTTTCAAGAACTAATGCAGAGGAAGCTTTAAAATTATTGGGACTTGAAAATAGAGTAAAACATTATCCTACAGAATTATCAGGAGGAGAACAGCAAAGGGTAAGTATAGCCCGTGCAATAGCTAAAAAGCCTAAAGTAGTATTATGTGATGAACCTACAGGGGCATTAGATAATAAAACAGGCGTTATGGCTTTAAAAATACTTAGAGACCTCAATAGAAATTTGGGAACAAGCATCATACTTATAACTCATAGTAAAGAAATAGCCAAAATGGCTGATACTGTTGTAAAAATTTTGAGCGGAGAAGTATTAGATAAATATGATGTAGAAAATCCTTTGAATCCTGAAGATATAGAGTGGTAA
- a CDS encoding N-acetylmuramoyl-L-alanine amidase family protein, whose protein sequence is MNNKNRFIIFSTVIIVLIIVSFSSLIVTANTKVSETIVRESELNSAESPSRKFNDIIENRKVRILIDPGHNAATKGALGYLGYEYYMNLRVARELAKILSEDNRFEYFLSREGAYYSRPIKEYMTNNYEELLGIYNTKVKGEERTGRLTRYQTLELYAIRHYAIDNNFDLLLSIHFDYMPYISRRSKTSGFHVIVSPYNREFPASMQVAYKLSERMQEKYKISPIIGHDRVLPNTVWKFYDKEELINNAISLRGLIVIGDAFENAYNKQEIKKDVPSVLIESAFIHEWQFGSNKAVKELANQMYLALVDIYTTK, encoded by the coding sequence ATGAATAACAAAAACCGTTTTATTATATTTTCTACAGTAATTATTGTTTTGATAATAGTTTCTTTTTCATCTCTTATAGTTACAGCAAATACAAAAGTTTCTGAAACTATAGTAAGAGAAAGCGAATTAAATAGTGCCGAAAGTCCAAGCAGAAAATTTAATGATATAATAGAAAACAGAAAGGTAAGAATACTTATAGATCCCGGACATAATGCAGCTACTAAAGGTGCTTTAGGTTATTTAGGTTATGAATATTATATGAATTTAAGAGTGGCAAGGGAATTAGCTAAAATACTTTCAGAGGATAATCGATTTGAATATTTTTTAAGCAGAGAAGGGGCTTATTACAGCAGACCTATAAAAGAATATATGACCAATAATTATGAGGAACTTTTAGGTATATATAATACAAAAGTAAAAGGTGAAGAGAGAACTGGAAGACTGACTAGATATCAGACTTTAGAATTATATGCCATTAGACACTATGCTATAGATAATAATTTTGATTTGCTTTTAAGCATACATTTTGATTATATGCCTTATATAAGCAGAAGATCTAAAACTTCAGGTTTTCATGTTATAGTTAGTCCTTATAATAGAGAATTTCCAGCTTCTATGCAGGTTGCTTATAAATTGTCTGAAAGAATGCAGGAGAAATATAAAATTTCGCCTATAATAGGTCATGATAGAGTTCTTCCTAATACCGTATGGAAATTTTATGATAAAGAAGAGCTTATAAATAATGCCATATCATTAAGAGGCTTAATAGTTATAGGTGATGCTTTTGAAAATGCATATAATAAACAGGAAATAAAAAAAGATGTTCCTTCTGTACTGATAGAATCTGCTTTTATACATGAATGGCAATTTGGAAGCAACAAAGCTGTAAAAGAATTAGCTAATCAAATGTACCTAGCTTTAGTTGATATATATACTACAAAATGA
- the coaBC gene encoding bifunctional phosphopantothenoylcysteine decarboxylase/phosphopantothenate--cysteine ligase CoaBC, with amino-acid sequence MRILLAITSSISAYKTPFLVSHLKKQGHNVICAVTKNAQNMVGAKALETMSGNKVITDLWQEDDILRHIHINEETDILLIAPADVNIIGKIANGICDDAISTIACAYTKKKYFAPAMNPNMWANKANQRNVKYLIEELNYELISPESGEMACNDTGVGRLADIDTIIQKVTSYNKSSKYNNIRFTITSGATIEWIDPIRYITNNSSGKMGASIYEEISSNGGISTYIEGKVNEPLSVKNNDKKIKVNITKELQDNVLNELDNTDILLMAAAPLDFRPAQVFDKKVKKHNINTIELIENDDILLSAKNKKKNQTVIVSFAAETAENDEELKNYALDKMNRKDADMIVANKIKDAIGKDTNKITIFFKDGRFKSFPVLSKKECAKEIVSEAVSEWNKKNNITGLK; translated from the coding sequence ATGAGAATTTTACTAGCAATAACAAGCTCAATATCCGCATACAAAACTCCATTTCTTGTAAGCCATCTAAAAAAACAAGGGCATAATGTTATCTGTGCTGTTACAAAAAATGCACAAAATATGGTCGGTGCTAAAGCATTAGAAACTATGAGCGGAAATAAAGTAATAACAGATCTATGGCAGGAAGATGATATACTTAGACATATTCACATAAATGAAGAAACAGATATATTATTAATAGCTCCTGCTGATGTAAATATCATAGGAAAAATAGCAAATGGTATATGCGATGATGCTATAAGTACAATAGCATGTGCCTATACAAAAAAGAAATACTTTGCTCCTGCTATGAATCCTAATATGTGGGCTAATAAAGCAAATCAAAGAAATGTAAAATATTTAATAGAAGAATTAAATTATGAATTGATATCGCCTGAAAGCGGAGAAATGGCATGCAATGACACAGGAGTAGGAAGGCTTGCAGATATAGATACTATAATACAAAAAGTAACTTCATATAATAAATCATCAAAGTATAATAATATAAGATTCACAATTACATCAGGGGCTACAATAGAATGGATAGACCCAATAAGATATATAACTAATAATTCAAGCGGTAAAATGGGAGCTTCTATATATGAAGAAATATCTTCAAACGGCGGTATATCAACATATATAGAAGGCAAAGTCAATGAACCTTTAAGTGTAAAAAACAATGATAAGAAAATAAAAGTCAATATCACTAAAGAACTTCAGGATAATGTATTAAATGAACTTGATAATACAGATATACTTCTTATGGCTGCTGCTCCTTTAGATTTCAGACCGGCACAAGTATTTGATAAAAAAGTAAAAAAACACAATATAAATACTATAGAATTAATCGAAAATGATGATATACTTCTATCTGCAAAAAATAAAAAGAAAAATCAAACAGTAATAGTGTCTTTCGCTGCGGAAACTGCTGAAAATGATGAGGAACTTAAAAATTATGCTTTAGACAAAATGAATAGAAAAGATGCTGATATGATAGTGGCTAATAAAATAAAAGATGCTATAGGAAAAGATACAAATAAAATTACAATATTTTTTAAAGACGGAAGATTTAAATCTTTTCCTGTTTTAAGTAAAAAAGAATGTGCCAAAGAAATAGTTTCTGAGGCTGTTTCAGAATGGAATAAAAAAAATAATATTACGGGATTGAAATAA